From Cellulomonas chengniuliangii, the proteins below share one genomic window:
- a CDS encoding phosphatidate cytidylyltransferase — translation MSQNDARTATMAPPATPPAARTPRAGRDLPVATVVGLLMLAVVGASLFVRKEGFLLLAVLAIGAGLWELAQAFARRGIHLPLLPLLVGDVGIMVSAYIAGPEALFVAFMLTAGGVVIWRVLDGNGAPALRDATAGIFAAAYLPFLGGFVMLLLAMPDGAYRVLLFILLCVASDTGGYAVGVLIGRHPLAPSVSPKKTWEGLLGSVVLACVVGVVGLRLMFDGDPVVGVFLGVATVVTATLGDLSESLIKRDLELKDMGSLLPGHGGLLDRVDSMLLAAPVVYLILNVLQPVV, via the coding sequence ATGTCCCAGAACGACGCCCGCACCGCCACCATGGCGCCGCCAGCCACGCCCCCCGCGGCGCGCACCCCGCGCGCCGGCCGCGACCTGCCTGTCGCGACCGTCGTCGGGCTGCTCATGCTGGCGGTCGTCGGCGCCTCGCTGTTCGTGCGCAAGGAGGGCTTCCTCCTCCTCGCGGTGCTGGCCATCGGCGCTGGGCTGTGGGAGCTCGCGCAGGCCTTCGCCCGGCGCGGGATCCACCTGCCCCTGCTGCCGCTGCTCGTGGGCGACGTCGGCATCATGGTCTCGGCGTACATCGCCGGGCCTGAGGCGCTGTTCGTCGCGTTCATGCTGACCGCGGGCGGCGTGGTGATCTGGCGGGTGCTCGACGGCAACGGCGCGCCCGCGCTGCGCGACGCGACGGCGGGCATCTTCGCCGCCGCGTACCTGCCGTTCCTCGGCGGTTTCGTGATGCTGCTGCTCGCGATGCCCGACGGGGCCTACCGGGTGCTGCTGTTCATCCTGCTGTGCGTCGCGAGCGACACCGGCGGCTACGCGGTCGGCGTGCTGATCGGCCGGCACCCCCTGGCGCCGTCGGTCAGCCCGAAGAAGACCTGGGAGGGCCTCCTCGGCTCGGTGGTCCTCGCGTGCGTGGTGGGTGTGGTCGGCCTGCGGCTGATGTTCGACGGCGACCCGGTGGTGGGCGTGTTCCTGGGCGTCGCGACCGTGGTCACAGCCACGCTGGGCGACCTGTCCGAGTCGCTGATCAAGCGCGACCTGGAGCTCAAGGACATGGGCTCGCTGCTGCCCGGCCACGGTGGGCTCCTCGACCGCGTGGACTCGATGCTGCTGGCGGCCCCGGTCGTGTACCTCATCCTGAACGTGCTCCAACCCGTCGTGTGA
- the frr gene encoding ribosome recycling factor has protein sequence MIDETLLEAEEKMDKAIEVAKEDFATIRTGRANAAMFSKIFVDYYGTPTALQQLASFNVTEARTILIAPFDKSSTAAVEKALRDSDLGVNPTNDGNVIRVVLPALTEERRKDFVKLAKNKAEEARVSVRNIRRRAKEELDRIVKDGEAGEDEVARAEKELESLTKRHVEVIDTVLAAKESELLEV, from the coding sequence GTGATCGACGAGACCCTCCTCGAGGCCGAAGAGAAGATGGACAAGGCGATCGAGGTCGCCAAGGAGGACTTCGCGACGATCCGCACGGGACGCGCCAACGCGGCGATGTTCTCGAAGATCTTCGTGGACTACTACGGCACGCCGACCGCGCTCCAGCAGCTCGCGTCGTTCAACGTGACCGAGGCCCGCACGATCCTCATCGCCCCGTTCGACAAGTCGTCGACCGCCGCCGTCGAGAAGGCGCTGCGCGACTCCGACCTGGGGGTCAACCCCACGAACGACGGCAACGTGATCCGCGTCGTGCTGCCCGCGCTCACCGAGGAGCGCCGCAAGGACTTCGTCAAGCTCGCCAAGAACAAGGCTGAGGAGGCCCGCGTCTCGGTGCGCAACATCCGCCGGCGCGCCAAGGAGGAGCTCGACCGCATCGTCAAGGACGGCGAGGCGGGCGAGGACGAGGTCGCTCGTGCGGAGAAGGAGCTGGAGTCGCTGACCAAGCGGCACGTCGAGGTCATCGACACCGTGCTCGCCGCCAAGGAGTCCGAGCTGCTCGAGGTCTGA
- the pyrH gene encoding UMP kinase, translated as MAHDATAGGDEAAQPARRVLLKLSGETFGGGGIGLAPDVVQRVAAEIAVAVRSGVQVAIVVGGGNFFRGAELSQRGIDRARADYMGMLGTVMNCLALQDFLEQAGVSTRVQTAITMGQVAEPYIPLRAIRHLEKGRVVIFGAGAGMPYFSTDTVSVQRALETHCQEVLMGKNGVDGVYSADPRTDPTAVKLDHLTYTDALVNDLAVMDATAISLCRDNDVKMRVFGMTDAGNVTRALQGEKIGTLVTAS; from the coding sequence GTGGCGCACGACGCGACCGCAGGCGGCGACGAGGCGGCTCAGCCGGCTCGCCGGGTGCTGCTCAAGCTCTCGGGGGAGACGTTCGGGGGCGGCGGCATCGGCCTGGCGCCCGACGTGGTGCAGCGCGTCGCCGCGGAGATCGCCGTGGCGGTCCGCAGCGGCGTCCAGGTCGCGATCGTGGTGGGCGGGGGCAACTTCTTCCGTGGCGCCGAGCTGTCGCAGCGCGGCATCGACCGCGCCCGCGCCGACTACATGGGCATGCTCGGCACCGTGATGAACTGCCTGGCCCTGCAGGACTTCCTGGAGCAGGCCGGTGTGAGCACCCGGGTGCAGACCGCCATCACGATGGGCCAGGTCGCCGAGCCGTACATCCCGCTCCGCGCGATCCGGCACCTCGAGAAGGGCCGCGTCGTGATCTTCGGCGCGGGCGCCGGCATGCCGTACTTCTCCACCGACACCGTCTCCGTGCAGCGCGCCCTAGAGACGCACTGCCAGGAGGTGCTGATGGGCAAGAACGGCGTGGACGGCGTGTACTCGGCCGACCCGCGCACCGACCCGACGGCCGTCAAGCTCGACCACCTGACGTACACCGACGCGCTCGTCAACGACCTCGCGGTGATGGACGCGACGGCGATCAGCCTGTGCCGGGACAACGACGTGAAGATGCGCGTGTTCGGCATGACCGACGCCGGCAACGTCACCCGCGCTCTCCAAGGTGAGAAGATCGGCACGCTGGTCACCGCGAGCTGA
- the tsf gene encoding translation elongation factor Ts: protein MANYSLADIKALREKTGAGMMDVKKALEEAAGDPDKALEIIRVKGLKGVGKREGRSASDGLVTAHVGPTPDGEGASGVIVEINSETDFVAKNVTFLTLADKVIDVAVSSGARDADALLAVDVDGSPLQTVVDETAATLGEKIVVRRLARVAGEHVELYLHKVNKDLPPQVGVLVATDAAAASVARDIATHIAAFSPTYLTREDVPAETVASERHIAEETARNEGKPEAALPKIIEGRVNGYFKENVLLEQPFAKDSKKTVGQVLTEAGGSVTEFVRFRVGA from the coding sequence ATGGCGAACTACAGCCTCGCGGACATCAAGGCCCTCCGGGAGAAGACCGGCGCGGGCATGATGGATGTCAAGAAGGCGCTCGAGGAGGCCGCGGGCGACCCCGACAAGGCGCTCGAGATCATCCGCGTCAAGGGCCTCAAGGGCGTGGGCAAGCGTGAGGGCCGGTCGGCATCCGACGGCCTCGTCACGGCCCACGTCGGCCCGACGCCGGACGGCGAGGGCGCCTCGGGCGTCATCGTCGAGATCAACTCGGAGACGGACTTCGTCGCGAAGAACGTCACCTTCCTCACGCTGGCCGACAAGGTCATCGACGTCGCAGTGTCCTCCGGGGCACGCGACGCCGACGCCCTGCTCGCGGTCGACGTCGACGGCTCCCCGCTGCAGACGGTGGTCGACGAGACCGCCGCGACGCTCGGCGAGAAGATCGTCGTGCGCCGTCTGGCCCGCGTGGCCGGCGAGCACGTCGAGCTCTACCTGCACAAGGTCAACAAGGACCTGCCCCCGCAGGTCGGCGTCCTGGTCGCCACCGACGCCGCCGCCGCCTCGGTGGCCCGCGACATCGCGACGCACATCGCGGCGTTCTCGCCCACGTACCTCACCCGTGAGGACGTCCCGGCCGAGACGGTCGCCTCGGAGCGCCACATCGCCGAGGAGACCGCGCGCAACGAGGGCAAGCCCGAGGCTGCCCTGCCGAAGATCATCGAGGGCCGCGTCAACGGGTACTTCAAGGAGAACGTCCTGCTCGAGCAGCCGTTCGCCAAGGACTCGAAGAAGACGGTCGGCCAGGTGCTGACCGAGGCTGGCGGTTCCGTGACGGAGTTCGTGCGCTTCCGCGTGGGAGCCTGA
- the rpsB gene encoding 30S ribosomal protein S2 — protein sequence MAVVTMRQLLESGVHFGHQTRRWNPKMKRFIFTERNGIYIVDLQQSLTYIDSAYDFVKETVAHGGTILFVGTKKQAQEPVAEQAARVGMPYVNQRWLGGMLTNFQTVNKRLQRLKELELVDFDDVAGSAFTKKELLIMRRERDKLAKTLGGIRDMTKVPSAVWIVDTNKEHLAVDEARKLNIPIVAILDTNCDPDVVDYPIPGNDDAIRAVALLTRVIADAAAEGLTQRHSGRSGAEGAAAAAEPLAEWERELLAGAEAAAATEVAAEAVEAAAEATEAAVEAAPAESEGDSASA from the coding sequence ATGGCCGTCGTGACCATGCGCCAGCTGCTCGAGAGCGGTGTCCACTTCGGACACCAGACCCGCCGCTGGAACCCCAAGATGAAGCGCTTCATCTTCACCGAGCGCAACGGCATCTACATCGTCGACCTGCAGCAGTCGCTGACGTACATCGACTCCGCGTACGACTTCGTCAAGGAGACCGTCGCCCACGGCGGCACGATCCTCTTCGTCGGCACGAAGAAGCAGGCGCAGGAGCCTGTCGCCGAGCAGGCCGCCCGCGTCGGCATGCCGTATGTCAACCAGCGCTGGCTCGGTGGCATGCTCACCAACTTCCAGACCGTGAACAAGCGACTGCAGCGCCTCAAGGAGCTCGAGCTCGTCGACTTCGACGACGTCGCGGGCAGCGCCTTCACCAAGAAGGAACTCCTCATCATGCGTCGCGAGCGCGACAAGCTCGCCAAGACGCTCGGCGGCATCCGCGACATGACGAAGGTCCCCTCGGCCGTGTGGATCGTCGACACGAACAAGGAGCACCTCGCGGTCGACGAGGCGCGCAAGCTCAACATCCCGATCGTCGCGATCCTCGACACCAACTGCGACCCCGACGTCGTGGACTACCCGATCCCGGGCAACGACGACGCCATCCGCGCCGTCGCGCTGCTCACCCGGGTCATCGCCGACGCTGCCGCTGAGGGCCTGACGCAGCGTCACTCCGGCCGCTCCGGCGCCGAGGGCGCCGCTGCCGCCGCCGAGCCGCTCGCCGAGTGGGAGCGCGAGCTCCTCGCCGGCGCCGAGGCCGCTGCCGCCACCGAGGTCGCTGCCGAGGCCGTCGAGGCTGCCGCTGAGGCCACCGAGGCCGCTGTCGAGGCCGCTCCCGCCGAGTCCGAGGGCGACTCCGCGTCCGCGTGA
- a CDS encoding M23 family metallopeptidase, giving the protein MPRLTTGTTSTLIASSLAGALASGAVTTAPSPASPLPGDDSAHVRVADAPDGSPPPAADSGSAYLAPSGAAEVLRPFERPTARWSPGHRGVDLATRVGGDVVAPADGVVAFAGIVVDRHVVTVTHADGRRSSLEPVTSSLAAGAQVRRGEVLGRVEDAPGHCAPATCLHWGVREGEDYIDPMSLIAGAGPVVLLPRRTGVRSAPTP; this is encoded by the coding sequence ATGCCGCGCCTCACCACGGGGACCACCTCGACGCTCATCGCCTCAAGCCTCGCGGGCGCCCTCGCATCCGGAGCCGTCACGACGGCCCCTTCGCCGGCATCGCCGCTCCCAGGCGACGACAGCGCCCACGTGCGCGTCGCGGATGCCCCTGACGGCTCTCCCCCGCCGGCGGCGGACAGTGGCTCCGCCTACCTGGCGCCCTCCGGCGCGGCCGAGGTGCTGCGGCCTTTCGAACGGCCCACGGCACGGTGGTCGCCCGGTCATCGAGGCGTCGACCTCGCCACACGCGTCGGCGGGGACGTGGTCGCGCCCGCCGATGGCGTCGTCGCCTTCGCCGGGATCGTCGTGGACCGGCACGTGGTCACCGTCACGCACGCCGACGGCAGGCGGTCCAGCCTCGAACCCGTCACCAGCAGCCTGGCCGCCGGCGCGCAGGTGCGGCGCGGCGAGGTCCTGGGCAGGGTCGAGGACGCCCCCGGGCACTGCGCCCCAGCGACGTGCCTGCACTGGGGGGTGCGGGAGGGCGAGGACTACATCGACCCCATGTCCCTGATCGCCGGCGCCGGTCCCGTGGTGCTGCTCCCCCGCCGCACGGGGGTCAGGAGCGCTCCGACTCCGTGA
- the whiG gene encoding RNA polymerase sigma factor WhiG: MTAQAESVVLLATRARSAVTAPEGVVPQPHAAGVEASGAFPHQRRLDVVRPADDSDAYGSLATDADEIELAWIEFKAGGDRLVRERLILHYGPLVTAVASRVGMRLPSTVEQADLVSYGMFGLIDAIEKYELDRAVKFETYASARIRGAILDELRAMDWIPRSVRTKARAVDRAYAELESELHRTPTESEVAQRLEVGVGELRSVFTQLSTVNVAALDELLGAGYERTDKFSLIDTLGDDRAQDPAGSFEAQETKFLLARAIEQLGEREKIVLVLYYYEGMTLAEIGRVLGVTESRISQMHTAAMLRLRAKLTESERS, encoded by the coding sequence ATGACTGCGCAGGCGGAGTCCGTCGTGCTGCTCGCCACCCGTGCCCGCTCCGCCGTGACGGCGCCCGAGGGGGTCGTCCCGCAGCCGCACGCCGCTGGGGTCGAGGCTTCGGGCGCGTTCCCGCACCAGCGTCGCCTGGACGTGGTGCGCCCCGCCGACGACAGCGACGCCTACGGGTCTCTCGCGACCGACGCCGACGAGATCGAGCTGGCGTGGATCGAGTTCAAGGCCGGGGGCGACCGCCTGGTGCGGGAGCGCTTGATCCTGCACTACGGCCCGCTCGTCACCGCGGTGGCCTCGCGGGTCGGGATGCGGCTGCCCAGCACGGTGGAGCAGGCGGACCTGGTCTCGTACGGCATGTTCGGCCTGATCGACGCGATCGAGAAGTACGAGCTGGACCGCGCGGTGAAGTTCGAGACCTACGCGAGCGCGCGCATCCGGGGAGCGATCCTCGACGAGCTGCGGGCCATGGACTGGATCCCACGCTCCGTTCGGACCAAGGCGCGCGCGGTCGACCGCGCGTACGCGGAGCTCGAGAGCGAGCTGCACCGCACGCCCACCGAGTCCGAGGTCGCGCAGCGGCTCGAGGTGGGCGTGGGCGAGCTGCGCTCGGTCTTCACCCAGCTCTCGACCGTCAACGTCGCCGCGCTCGACGAACTGCTCGGCGCGGGCTACGAGCGCACGGACAAGTTCAGCCTGATCGACACGCTGGGCGACGACCGCGCGCAGGACCCGGCGGGCAGCTTCGAGGCGCAGGAGACGAAGTTCCTGCTGGCCCGGGCGATCGAGCAGCTGGGCGAGCGGGAGAAGATCGTGCTGGTGCTCTATTACTACGAGGGCATGACCCTCGCGGAGATCGGCCGGGTGCTCGGAGTGACCGAGTCGCGCATCTCGCAGATGCACACGGCCGCGATGCTGCGGCTGCGGGCCAAGCTCACGGAGTCGGAGCGCTCCTGA
- a CDS encoding tyrosine recombinase XerC — MTAISEVRATADDVRAVDDFATHLRTQRGLSDHTVRAYLSDLEHLLDYAVRNGHGRLCDIDLGVLRGWLASMAAAQRSRSTLARRGAAARTFFEWASRTGRVGADPALRLASARAAKHLPTVLGVDSAARLLDVARTRADDADPIHLRDWAALELLYATGARVGEICGVDVDDLDLDERTLRVLGKGDKERVVPFGVPAAEALGAWLARGRPLLAVDASGPALFLGRRGGRVDQRQLRAASHEVAALAGVDDIAPHALRHSAATHLLQGGSDLRSVQEVLGHASLATTQRYTHVTAERLRASFEQAHPRA, encoded by the coding sequence ATGACAGCGATCAGCGAGGTCAGGGCGACGGCGGACGACGTCCGCGCCGTCGACGACTTCGCCACCCACCTGCGCACGCAGCGTGGGCTGTCCGATCACACGGTGCGCGCGTACCTGAGCGACCTCGAGCACCTGCTCGACTACGCCGTCCGGAACGGCCATGGCCGGCTGTGCGACATCGACCTGGGAGTCCTCCGCGGATGGCTCGCGAGCATGGCGGCGGCGCAGCGCAGCCGCTCGACCCTCGCCCGTCGCGGCGCCGCGGCGCGCACCTTCTTCGAGTGGGCAAGCCGCACCGGCAGGGTAGGGGCCGACCCCGCGCTCCGTCTGGCGAGCGCCCGCGCGGCGAAGCACCTGCCGACGGTGCTCGGAGTCGACTCCGCCGCCCGGCTGCTGGACGTGGCGCGCACCCGCGCCGACGACGCGGACCCCATCCACCTCCGGGACTGGGCCGCCCTCGAGTTGCTGTACGCCACCGGCGCCCGGGTCGGCGAGATCTGCGGTGTGGACGTCGACGACCTCGACCTCGACGAGCGCACGCTCCGCGTGCTGGGCAAGGGCGACAAGGAGCGCGTAGTGCCGTTCGGCGTCCCGGCCGCGGAGGCGCTCGGCGCCTGGCTGGCCCGCGGGCGGCCGTTGCTCGCGGTCGACGCGTCCGGCCCCGCGCTGTTCCTGGGCCGCCGTGGGGGCAGGGTCGACCAGCGCCAGCTGCGGGCGGCGTCCCACGAGGTCGCGGCGCTCGCGGGCGTCGACGACATCGCGCCGCACGCCCTGCGGCACAGCGCCGCGACGCACCTGCTCCAGGGAGGGTCGGACCTGCGCAGCGTCCAGGAGGTTCTGGGCCACGCGAGCCTGGCGACGACCCAGAGGTACACGCACGTCACCGCTGAACGGCTGCGCGCGTCGTTCGAGCAGGCCCACCCCCGAGCATGA